CGTCCGGTCAAGCCGACCTCGGCTCATCCGTGGCGCAAACGCCTGCTGCCGGAAGGGACAACACGCGCGGCGGCGGGCATCGCCTAAACCGGACATTTCTACTATGGGAGAAAGAGGACATTTCTACTGTGGCTTGACATCTCCTCACCCCATCGTTGACAAGGCTCCTCCAGCCATGTAGCCTGATCCATCATTCAGCAGAGACGTTCCCCAGCTTCCACTTACCTACGCTGAGTAAATTAAGGATTCTGTGATGCCCGACTTCTCTCGGATCGTTTCCTTCGTCTTGTCAGGATATCTTTTCCTCACCGCTTCTCCCGGATTGGCACAGGATCACGCGGGCCCGGAATCGGTGATCCGCGCGTTGGTCGACGCCAATGCGGCACGAGACCTCGACGGCATGTCCCGGCTGATGGCGCACGATGACGATGCCACCGGCTATACCATCGGCGGGCGGAAATACGTGGGATGGCCAGAGCTGGAACGGGACATTCGCGACGAGTTCGCCTTCGTCGAAAAGCTGGAAATGCCCATCACGGACCTGAAGGTATGGACCAAAGACGATCTGGCCTGGTTTGCGATGGAACTGGACTATATCCGCTACGTCAACGAAGGCGGACAACTCCACCATACGGTAATCCCCCTGCGGGAAAGCGGCGTCCTCGAAAAGCGCCAGGGGCGCTGGCTCCTGGTTTCATGGCATGAATCGCTCCGGGCGGCCAACTGGCCCGCGGTGGCTCACGCGCAGCCTGCGGCGCCGGTTCCACATCTGGTTGCCGACCCCGGCGTACTCCGCGCTCCTGCGGCAGACCTGAGCGGCGAGTGGGAAATCCTCGAAGTCGAGGACGATAAACGCTACAAGGCCACACTGGACAAGTCCGGCAATGGCCCCTACACCCAGCACGGCGGGCATTTCACCACGACCAAGTTTGCCGACCGCGTCTGGCAAGGGACCTGGCAGCAACCCGGCAATGATCGTGAAGGGGGATTCGACCTCTTGCTCTCGGAGGACGGCACACAGGCGAAAGGGGTCTGGTGGTATTCCCGAGTCGGCACGCATAAGAATATTCCTCCGCGGGAACATGGCGGCTCGTATCAATGGAAACGGCTCACGCCGCCCGCTTCACATCAATGAATGATTCATCCGCACCGTGCATTCCCTCTGCTCCGCATACCTGCGCACCGACGTGTCCGATCGCTTCACCACTTCTGGGAGACTTTATGTATTGGATGCTTGTTCTTTTGATCACAGGGCTCATGGGCGCTCCCGCATTTGCCGACGGCGGCCATGACCACCATGCCGTACCGACACTGAAAAATCAGACTACGACCACCGTTACGATAAAGGATGACACCGTCACCTTGACCTTCGGTCCCATCGATCTGCCCACCAGCCATGACGGCGACCTGGCCGCCTCGATGCCCAAACATAACTTTCAGCTTCCTGAAGATATGTACATGGTGGGGTATAAATCGGCGGTCTTTACCAAAGAGGGCAAGGAACTCCCCAGAAACTATCTCCACCACATTTTGATGTTGAACAACACGAAACCCAGTGTGTCCTGTCCCGGTGAGCCGTTGTTCTTCGCGGGGGCCGGCCTGGAAATGACCGAGGCGCGCTTCCCGGATGGGTATGGGGTCAAGCTGGCGAAAGGCGATCACCTCATGTCCGTCGTGGCCTTCTATCACAAAGCCCCGCCGACAAAAAACGTGATGGCCTCCTTCACCATGTATATGGCGCCGAAATCAAAGCCGGTAAAGGAAATGGACGTCTATCAGGTGGGCGTGAACATCGTGTGTTATAGCAAATTCGGCTCACGGGGCGCGGATCAAACGGACGAGGGCATTGAAATCAGACCGGGAGTCCAGGTCCATACGGCGCCGCTGAAATTTTCCATGGATGGCTGCGTCAAGTTTGCCTATCCGCACGGCCACGATGAACTGCTGATGATTGCGCTCGAAGACAAAGCGAACAAACGCACGCTGCTCAGGACGGTGCCGGATGTGGACCTTGATGGCACCTTCCGGGAATTCCAACCTCATCAAGTCTATAAGGATGCGCAGGGATTCTCCGTCACGCAGTCGGGCGACTACGATATGGTGATGGTCCATCATCACCCGCTGCAGAAAACCGAATTCCAATATGGCATGGGAAACTATCTCCTCTATATGACTCCGGGCGCTTGCCGCACCACCGATACGGCACAGGCGAATCCGTAAGCGCACGGCTCCCCCCGCTCATAACGCCTGCCGGTCTCACGTCACAGGACGGAGGCCGGCAGGCGTTTCTTTTTTCTCTTCGCGCACACGCGCTCGTCCAAAACTGTTCGTTCAGAATGGTGCATCGTCGATCACCCCCTACGAAAGAACCGCTCGTCCGTGTCGATTGAGGCTGTGATTGAGACGCCGCGATATGGTATTCAAGACGGTAAGCCAGCGCGGGATACCGCTTTGAGGTCTCTCTCTTGGGAGACCGCGCGCCCGTCACCGCACTTGTACACCTATCCCTCTGGGACTGGGCCGACTCGGCGTCCCCAGCAACACGGAAGTGGTCCATGCCGCAGAGTGAGCCCGTTACTATCCTGGTCGTCAATGAGCAGGCGGACGAAATCAAGCTCGTCACACTGAGCCTGCGCGGCTTCTTTCCCGATTGCCGGATTGAATCGGTCTATTCCGCCGAAGAAGCCCTCCGGTGGGTGGATCGCGCCGAGTGGGACCTGATTCTGATCGATGAGCGACTCGGGCTCCAGAGTCGCCCGTCGTTGGTTGCCACGCTCAGGGAACGCCTCCCGACTACCGCGATTGTGCTGCAGACCGACCGAAGCGATTCGACCGCCGCCGTCACGGCGCTGCAAGCCGGTGCCAACTTTCTTCTCTTCAAAAAATCACCCGCGTTTCTGACCGAACTGGTGCTCTACACCAAAGGCGCCATCGAACAACGCCATCTCCGCGCCACGTTCGCACACACGCACGATCGGCATACTCGCCTACTGGAAACGCTCACGGACGTGTTCTACGAAGTCGATACGGATGGACGATTTATCTTCATTAGCCCCGGGGTCACCGCGCTCCTGGGCTACCAGCCCGAAGAACTGACCGGCGCACCCTTTTCAAAGCTGATTCCTCCCGATCAACAAGCGCGCGCGCACCATCGCATCAATGACCGCCGCACAGGCCCTCGGGCGGCGCGCCGGGTCCTGCTCGAACTGCTCAAGAAGCCTCAGGCGACGGACTCCGGCCAGGCCCGCGTGCAGGCCGAAGTCAGCGCCAAGGGTCTCTACGATGCGCGCCGCCACTACACCGGGACCCTCGGACTCATCCGGGATATGACGGGGCCTCTCGCACAGACCGAGACTATTCAGCGCCTTGAAACCAGACTGCTTGAATCAGATCGCCACCGGGCGATTGCCCAGCGCTTGACCAGCTTGTCGCATGATCTGCACCGGCCGCTCTCCGCCGTGTTGACCCAATCCCAGCAGCTCCTGGACACGATCCGTGAGGCTCAGCTTGATACGCGCCTTGAAACCCTGACCGCGCGCGCGCGGGAGGCCTCGGCATATGGTGACGCGCTGGCTCAAGCCGTTGTTGATGCCGGCCTAGCCGAAGACCAGCTGGGTCAGGTCATCGCCGAAGCCCTGGCCCCCCTTGTCCATCTCAACATCGTGCAGCACCGCGATACGACCGGCCTTTCGAACGTGGGCAGTTCACGGAGCGTCTGGGTACGGATCATTCAGATTGTGGTGATCCAGGCGATTCGGCAAATGGCCGCCCGCCAAGCGATGCACCGGCTGGACATATTCGCGCAGACCGTCACGGCCACCGGGACGCCGATCGATCCGGCGCCTGGCCTCTTTCCAGCTCCGGCACCCCGAGAGGTCGAGATTCTGATTCAGGAAAGCGACTCGGCAGCTACTCTCACGCCCGACTCACTACCGGCCTCCCCTGATCTCATCCAGGCCTATGAAGACATCGGCCAACTCCAGGGTCGCATGGAGTGGTTAGCCCCGGCGAGACAACCGCTCTCCATCCGTTTGTGGCTGCCGATTCCTGACGTGCCTCAGACACCTGAGGCAGCAGCAGAGGCGGCGCCAAGCCCGCCTGAGCAGCCCGTAGCGGCACCGGTCGACACTCATGCGGAAACTCCGCTGCCTCCACCTTCAGACGGACCGCTCCCGGATCGAAGGATGGCCATACGCGCCGCAGTCCAACTTCCGGCGCGAGTGACCGTCGGCCCAGCAGTCCGCGAGGGAACCGTTCACACCTTGAGCCTGACGGGAGCCACTGTCACTCTGGTCGGGCCGCTCCCGAATCTCTCTGGGCAATCAGCCTATTTGGTGTTCAAGACCGTCGTAGGGATTCTGGAACTTCAAGCCACCGTCCACGAACGTGGCATGCAGACCGGACCACCCGGTGAGACCGGAGAGCGCCCGGTCCTCGCATTCGAATTTACTCCGCCAGGAGAGCCCGAGCGGAAGGTGCTGGGCTCCTTTATCGAGGCCGCCCAAGAACGGAGCCTGGCGATCAGCCTTGAGGCGCTACTGTCTCAGCCTGATGACGTCGCGCTTCCGGACCAGCCCGGTCAGGACCACCGAGCCACCGATCACCGGGAAGGCATCCGGGTCCGAGTCGCGCTTCCGGTCCGGATTGATGGGGCTCACGAACAGAACCCGGCCGCTCGACAGCTCGGACTGGCGGTGAATTTGTCACGCGGAGGGGCCTGCCTGCAGGCCAAAAC
This genomic window from Nitrospira sp. contains:
- a CDS encoding nuclear transport factor 2 family protein, which produces MPDFSRIVSFVLSGYLFLTASPGLAQDHAGPESVIRALVDANAARDLDGMSRLMAHDDDATGYTIGGRKYVGWPELERDIRDEFAFVEKLEMPITDLKVWTKDDLAWFAMELDYIRYVNEGGQLHHTVIPLRESGVLEKRQGRWLLVSWHESLRAANWPAVAHAQPAAPVPHLVADPGVLRAPAADLSGEWEILEVEDDKRYKATLDKSGNGPYTQHGGHFTTTKFADRVWQGTWQQPGNDREGGFDLLLSEDGTQAKGVWWYSRVGTHKNIPPREHGGSYQWKRLTPPASHQ
- a CDS encoding PilZ domain-containing protein, which codes for MPQSEPVTILVVNEQADEIKLVTLSLRGFFPDCRIESVYSAEEALRWVDRAEWDLILIDERLGLQSRPSLVATLRERLPTTAIVLQTDRSDSTAAVTALQAGANFLLFKKSPAFLTELVLYTKGAIEQRHLRATFAHTHDRHTRLLETLTDVFYEVDTDGRFIFISPGVTALLGYQPEELTGAPFSKLIPPDQQARAHHRINDRRTGPRAARRVLLELLKKPQATDSGQARVQAEVSAKGLYDARRHYTGTLGLIRDMTGPLAQTETIQRLETRLLESDRHRAIAQRLTSLSHDLHRPLSAVLTQSQQLLDTIREAQLDTRLETLTARAREASAYGDALAQAVVDAGLAEDQLGQVIAEALAPLVHLNIVQHRDTTGLSNVGSSRSVWVRIIQIVVIQAIRQMAARQAMHRLDIFAQTVTATGTPIDPAPGLFPAPAPREVEILIQESDSAATLTPDSLPASPDLIQAYEDIGQLQGRMEWLAPARQPLSIRLWLPIPDVPQTPEAAAEAAPSPPEQPVAAPVDTHAETPLPPPSDGPLPDRRMAIRAAVQLPARVTVGPAVREGTVHTLSLTGATVTLVGPLPNLSGQSAYLVFKTVVGILELQATVHERGMQTGPPGETGERPVLAFEFTPPGEPERKVLGSFIEAAQERSLAISLEALLSQPDDVALPDQPGQDHRATDHREGIRVRVALPVRIDGAHEQNPAARQLGLAVNLSRGGACLQAKTLPGQVGETIVLHFPHGNGQGHSQPHEPAAPDAVLPAQIVWTAPDSTAPSELRPTHTEPSQRFGVRFIELSAFAEREVNRVVAQHIGSSIDLDGIAGRAAIVSARRECRNVRGQVIAITDDHARHQISPNTPIVILSPGFGCTQTDYIALSEFLAINRLRVLRYDYSNHIGQSDGDVLQTTLRSMQADLQTVLEFAHTTWPTAPLAILAEDVAARVALKVVAQRPVPQLLLLANPVLDIQAALSAEHHHDLLADYQHGLRRGSGNVWGLNVNLDQFLSDLIAGHYATLATTVTDLSALTVPMVILNSPSADPSMRHPFPSPDESLRALPTMPTTVSIPSALSVTGRTFDARLLASFNTLFTEIARVCFPGEARPAIHTPTSHDISKQYLLERERIRIRHHVSQSSRDALWIAHLAQLPQLGTLHHHVRLLQELYQQALPLEPGMRILDIGCGAGEFAHTLVLNRMYHLLHASHAPQRPLHYVGIDHSQETVASAEQAFTGLYQELQSTFSKIAGPTTAVTTEWGIHLPSSREEVDRVVSHLSLSFASSPLAFLRQAVQTLTEDGRLIVTCVRPHTDLAGLYREQLHHAGQDELSPAAQIFLHYLGRLHEAIRHGLLHAFDREQLSDLLIHAGTTPLRIVPILDGQLLIATARKGKSAG